One window from the genome of Gimesia aquarii encodes:
- a CDS encoding GntR family transcriptional regulator codes for MVITQTTSSDGKSSRHRVRNQITEMILSRKLKPGQRLVQERLAKEFSVAQGVVRESLLELSCCGLVDAVDNLGVFVSELDGAKVVEALEVREVLEGLAARLCCQRASREDIKKLDQLVTRIYLLGQEEKNDEAALLDREFHHRIVETANSGTLQAVTTSHWTLQLVLKMSFDVEIVYEAHRSIIEAIEKNDPDEAEQLMRDHIRSARNLVEQQIAEGNFVPEWLC; via the coding sequence GTGGTAATCACCCAAACGACAAGTTCTGATGGAAAGTCATCTCGACATCGTGTAAGAAATCAAATCACAGAGATGATTCTGAGCAGAAAACTGAAGCCGGGACAGCGACTCGTTCAAGAAAGACTCGCCAAGGAGTTTTCCGTTGCACAAGGAGTCGTGCGGGAATCGTTACTGGAATTGAGTTGCTGTGGTCTGGTAGATGCCGTCGACAACCTGGGAGTCTTTGTCAGTGAATTAGACGGTGCCAAAGTAGTTGAGGCACTCGAAGTTCGTGAAGTCCTCGAAGGTCTTGCTGCGCGTTTATGTTGCCAACGCGCCAGCCGAGAAGATATTAAAAAGCTGGATCAATTAGTCACGCGCATTTACTTATTAGGACAGGAAGAAAAGAACGACGAAGCAGCGCTGCTGGATCGGGAATTCCACCATCGTATCGTTGAGACGGCGAATAGCGGGACACTTCAGGCAGTCACCACAAGCCATTGGACATTGCAATTGGTGTTGAAAATGAGTTTCGATGTCGAGATTGTTTATGAAGCCCATCGATCCATTATTGAGGCCATTGAGAAAAACGACCCTGACGAAGCAGAACAATTGATGCGCGACCATATTCGATCAGCACGCAATCTGGTTGAACAGCAGATTGCGGAAGGAAATTTTGTCCCCGAGTGGTTGTGCTAG